A genomic stretch from Desulfohalobium retbaense DSM 5692 includes:
- the gcvH gene encoding glycine cleavage system protein GcvH — protein sequence MLPEDLLYTKSHEWVRVEDGQVTMGITHFAQEQLGDLTFVELPAPGDQVEAGQEIATVESVKAASEVYAPVSGEILAINEDLEDAPEKINADPYGEGWMVRIKTDGEPEGLMDAEAYTQHLSEQE from the coding sequence ATGCTCCCTGAAGATCTGTTGTATACGAAATCCCACGAATGGGTCCGTGTCGAGGACGGCCAGGTCACGATGGGCATCACCCACTTTGCCCAGGAACAACTCGGCGACCTGACCTTTGTTGAATTGCCGGCTCCCGGCGATCAGGTTGAAGCCGGTCAGGAAATCGCCACCGTGGAATCAGTCAAGGCCGCAAGTGAGGTCTACGCCCCGGTCAGCGGCGAGATCCTGGCCATTAATGAGGATCTCGAGGACGCCCCGGAAAAGATCAACGCCGACCCCTACGGCGAGGGATGGATGGTGCGCATCAAGACCGACGGCGAGCCGGAAGGTCTGATGGACGCCGAGGCCTACACCCAACACCTGAGCGAACAGGAATAG